The proteins below come from a single Staphylococcus sp. MI 10-1553 genomic window:
- the obgE gene encoding GTPase ObgE: MFVDQVKISLKAGDGGNGITAYRREKYVPFGGPAGGDGGRGASVVFEVDEGLRTLMDFRYQRHFKAKKGDNGQSSNMHGKNAEDLVLKVPPGTIIKDVETGQTLADLVEHGQSAVVAKGGRGGRGNSRFATPKNPAPDFSENGEPGEEIEVTLELKLLADVGLVGFPSVGKSTLLSIVSKARPKIGAYHFTTIQPNLGVVETRDQRSFVMADLPGLIEGASEGIGLGHQFLRHVERTKVIVHVIDMSGMEGRDPYEDYQIINHELKAYAQRLEDRPQIVVANKMDMPDAEAQLEMFKEQLNDETATIVPISSYTRENIDQLLYEIANTLEEVKDVDFSGKEEVGVNRVLYKHTPSQDKFTITRDDDGAYVVSGNAIERMFKMTDFNSEPAIRRFARQMRSMGIDDALRERGAENGDIVRILGGEFEFVE, encoded by the coding sequence ATGTTTGTCGATCAAGTAAAAATATCATTGAAAGCTGGTGATGGCGGTAATGGTATCACAGCATACCGTCGTGAAAAATATGTCCCATTTGGTGGGCCAGCTGGCGGTGATGGTGGACGTGGGGCTTCAGTCGTGTTTGAAGTGGATGAAGGCTTGCGTACATTAATGGATTTTAGATATCAACGTCATTTTAAAGCTAAAAAAGGTGACAATGGGCAAAGTAGTAACATGCATGGTAAAAATGCTGAGGATCTCGTTTTAAAAGTACCACCAGGAACGATTATTAAAGATGTTGAGACTGGTCAAACGCTAGCTGATCTCGTTGAACATGGTCAAAGTGCGGTTGTTGCTAAAGGTGGACGTGGTGGACGTGGAAATTCTCGTTTCGCGACACCTAAAAATCCTGCTCCTGATTTTAGTGAGAACGGTGAGCCAGGTGAAGAGATTGAAGTGACATTAGAGCTTAAATTGTTGGCAGATGTTGGATTGGTCGGTTTTCCAAGTGTGGGTAAATCTACATTATTATCAATCGTTTCTAAAGCGAGACCTAAAATTGGCGCGTATCATTTTACTACGATTCAACCGAACCTAGGTGTAGTGGAAACACGTGACCAACGTAGCTTCGTCATGGCTGATTTACCGGGGTTAATTGAAGGTGCCTCTGAAGGTATAGGATTGGGTCATCAATTTTTAAGACATGTGGAACGTACAAAAGTCATTGTTCATGTTATTGATATGAGTGGCATGGAAGGGCGTGACCCATATGAAGACTACCAAATTATCAATCATGAGCTTAAAGCATATGCGCAACGATTAGAAGATCGTCCACAAATCGTTGTTGCTAATAAAATGGATATGCCAGATGCTGAAGCACAACTCGAAATGTTTAAAGAGCAACTTAATGATGAGACGGCAACTATTGTACCGATTTCGTCTTATACGCGAGAAAATATTGATCAATTGCTCTATGAAATTGCAAATACACTTGAAGAAGTAAAAGATGTTGATTTCTCAGGGAAAGAAGAGGTCGGCGTCAACCGTGTCCTTTATAAACATACACCGTCTCAAGATAAGTTTACAATTACACGTGATGACGATGGCGCATATGTCGTAAGTGGTAATGCAATTGAACGTATGTTTAAAATGACTGACTTTAACAGTGAACCAGCGATTCGTCGTTTTGCGAGACAAATGCGCTCAATGGGGATTGATGATGCATTGAGAGAACGTGGCGCTGAAAACGGAGATATTGTACGTATTCTAGGTGGAGAATTTGAATTTGTCGAATAA
- a CDS encoding ACT domain-containing protein → MKHQFYIIREDVLPYVVKRVLQVKSSLKADQSLTIQEAVDMHDCSRSAFYKYRDTIFPLADVQQQTEVFTIILFVTDKVGILAQILEKLSELNLSVLTIHQSVPTDQKASITLSLDGRNAKWGPYQIINELRQMENVYNVDIIGMNM, encoded by the coding sequence ATGAAACATCAATTTTATATTATTCGTGAAGATGTGTTGCCCTATGTTGTGAAACGTGTGTTACAAGTGAAATCCTCTTTAAAAGCAGATCAATCACTCACGATTCAAGAAGCTGTAGATATGCATGATTGTTCACGTAGTGCGTTTTACAAATATAGAGATACTATATTTCCGTTAGCAGATGTTCAGCAACAGACCGAAGTTTTTACGATTATTTTATTTGTGACAGATAAAGTGGGTATATTAGCTCAAATACTCGAAAAACTTTCTGAATTAAACCTTTCTGTATTAACGATTCATCAAAGTGTCCCTACTGACCAAAAAGCATCAATTACGTTATCTTTAGACGGTCGAAATGCCAAGTGGGGGCCGTATCAAATCATTAATGAACTGCGCCAAATGGAAAATGTATATAACGTAGACATTATTGGAATGAACATGTAA
- the ruvA gene encoding Holliday junction branch migration protein RuvA, with amino-acid sequence MYAYISGKLTALYPTHIVVETTSGIGYEIQTPNSYRFQKHLEQTVKVYTSLIVREDAQLLYGFIDQEEKDMFLSLIKVTGIGPKSALAILAASSPNDVKRAIENENDAYLTQFPGIGKKTARQIVLDLKGKVVVSEEVSEGLLDIATEQYNHAVQEALLALEALGYSKRELKKVEKAMQQQTFSDVDEAVKYGLKQLIS; translated from the coding sequence ATGTATGCATATATTTCTGGAAAATTAACAGCACTATATCCGACTCATATCGTCGTTGAAACGACATCTGGTATAGGGTATGAAATTCAAACACCAAACTCATATCGCTTTCAAAAACATTTAGAGCAAACAGTGAAAGTGTATACTTCGCTCATTGTACGTGAAGATGCGCAATTGCTTTATGGTTTCATTGATCAAGAAGAAAAAGATATGTTTTTAAGTTTGATTAAAGTGACAGGGATAGGTCCTAAGTCGGCGTTAGCCATATTAGCAGCAAGTTCGCCAAATGACGTGAAACGTGCAATTGAAAATGAAAATGATGCCTATTTAACGCAATTTCCAGGTATCGGTAAAAAGACTGCCCGTCAAATTGTACTCGATCTGAAAGGTAAAGTAGTTGTCTCAGAAGAAGTGAGTGAAGGGTTATTAGATATAGCGACAGAACAATATAATCATGCCGTACAAGAAGCTTTACTTGCGTTAGAGGCGTTAGGGTATTCTAAACGTGAACTGAAAAAAGTTGAAAAAGCGATGCAACAACAAACATTTAGTGATGTCGACGAAGCTGTTAAATATGGCTTAAAACAATTGATTTCATAA
- the ruvB gene encoding Holliday junction branch migration DNA helicase RuvB: protein MNRDRMMDGHEQVDEHTFELSLRPERLRQYIGQSAIKSNLDVFIQAAKIREEPLDHVLLFGPPGLGKTTLSHIIANEMDVNLRTVSGPSIERPGDLAAILTGLQPGDVLFIDEIHRLSSVVEEVLYPAMEDFFLDIIVGKGEEARSIRIDLPPFTLVGATTRAGSLTSPLRDRFGVHLRLEYYTEEELTQIIIRTAEVLGTAIDEESAIEIAKRSRGTPRIANRLLKRIRDFQQVKQDDMIYIETTKHALKLLQVDDEGLDYIDHKMMACIIEQYRGGPVGLDTIAVSIGEERVTIEDVYEPFLIQKGFLERTPRGRKATPYAYEHFKYMSQ, encoded by the coding sequence ATGAATCGAGACCGAATGATGGATGGACATGAGCAAGTAGATGAACACACATTTGAATTGTCATTAAGACCTGAGCGTTTAAGACAATACATAGGTCAGTCTGCAATTAAGTCAAACCTTGATGTGTTTATACAAGCTGCTAAAATTCGTGAGGAGCCATTAGATCACGTCTTGCTTTTTGGCCCACCTGGTTTAGGTAAAACCACTTTGTCACACATTATTGCAAATGAAATGGATGTCAATTTGCGTACTGTTTCCGGTCCGTCGATTGAACGCCCAGGTGATTTAGCTGCAATTTTAACAGGTCTGCAACCCGGTGATGTCCTTTTTATTGATGAAATTCATCGTTTAAGTAGTGTTGTTGAAGAAGTGCTTTATCCAGCGATGGAAGACTTTTTCTTAGATATCATAGTAGGTAAAGGAGAAGAAGCGAGAAGTATTCGTATTGACTTGCCTCCATTTACTTTAGTAGGTGCAACGACACGTGCCGGTAGTTTAACGAGTCCATTGCGTGATCGTTTTGGCGTGCATTTAAGGCTTGAATATTATACTGAAGAAGAATTAACACAAATTATTATACGAACAGCAGAAGTATTAGGAACAGCCATTGATGAAGAAAGTGCCATAGAAATTGCGAAAAGAAGTCGTGGGACACCGCGTATTGCCAATCGTCTGCTGAAACGTATTCGAGATTTTCAGCAAGTCAAACAAGACGATATGATTTATATTGAGACGACAAAGCATGCATTGAAACTACTTCAAGTGGACGATGAAGGATTGGATTATATCGATCACAAAATGATGGCTTGTATTATTGAACAATATCGTGGCGGCCCAGTGGGATTAGATACGATTGCTGTTTCAATAGGTGAGGAACGTGTAACGATTGAAGATGTTTATGAACCATTTCTCATACAAAAAGGATTTTTAGAGCGTACCCCTAGAGGCCGAAAAGCGACACCTTATGCGTACGAACACTTTAAATATATGAGCCAATAA
- the queA gene encoding tRNA preQ1(34) S-adenosylmethionine ribosyltransferase-isomerase QueA produces the protein MNIEEFDYELPESLIAQTPLKQRDQSRLLYLNRETGETEDLHFKDITRFFKTGDTLVLNDTRVMPARLFGIKEETNAKVEMLMLTQIEGDDWEVLLKPAKRIKLGQTLSFGEGKIKATCIKELDQGGRVMRLSYEGILQERLDELGEMPLPPYIKERLDEKDRYQTVYAKAAGSAAAPTAGLHFTDALLEDIRNQGVQIAFVTLHVGLGTFRPVSVDNIGDHEMHSEYYQMSQETADILNETKASGHRIISVGTTSTRTLETIRTQFDTFKETSGWTDIFIYPGFEFKAIDGLITNFHLPKSTLVMLVSAFSSRQFVLSAYRHAVAEKYRFFSFGDAMIII, from the coding sequence TTGAACATAGAAGAATTTGATTATGAATTACCAGAATCACTCATCGCCCAAACCCCTCTTAAACAGCGTGATCAAAGTCGTTTGTTGTATTTGAATCGCGAGACTGGGGAGACAGAGGATTTACATTTCAAGGATATTACGCGTTTTTTCAAAACTGGAGATACGTTGGTACTAAATGATACACGTGTGATGCCAGCGCGTTTATTTGGCATTAAAGAAGAAACGAATGCCAAAGTAGAAATGTTAATGTTGACGCAAATTGAAGGTGATGATTGGGAGGTCCTTTTAAAACCTGCGAAACGTATTAAACTAGGACAAACACTGAGTTTTGGGGAAGGCAAAATTAAAGCAACTTGTATTAAAGAATTGGATCAAGGTGGACGTGTGATGCGTTTAAGTTATGAAGGGATTTTACAAGAGCGCTTAGATGAACTTGGTGAAATGCCATTGCCTCCATATATTAAGGAACGTTTAGATGAAAAGGATCGCTATCAAACGGTTTATGCTAAAGCAGCAGGTTCAGCAGCTGCCCCGACAGCTGGTCTTCACTTTACAGATGCCTTATTAGAAGACATTCGAAATCAAGGGGTTCAAATTGCATTTGTGACGTTACATGTCGGTTTAGGAACGTTTAGACCTGTCAGTGTCGATAATATCGGTGATCACGAAATGCATAGTGAATATTATCAAATGTCACAAGAAACTGCCGACATTTTAAATGAAACGAAAGCATCAGGGCATCGTATTATTTCTGTTGGAACGACTTCAACACGAACGCTTGAGACGATTCGGACACAATTTGATACATTCAAAGAGACAAGTGGTTGGACAGATATTTTTATTTATCCTGGATTTGAATTTAAAGCGATAGATGGTTTGATTACGAACTTCCACTTACCGAAATCGACGTTAGTTATGCTTGTTTCGGCGTTTAGTTCACGTCAATTTGTGTTATCAGCTTATCGTCATGCCGTTGCTGAAAAGTATCGATTTTTTAGCTTCGGTGATGCGATGATTATTATTTAG
- the tgt gene encoding tRNA guanosine(34) transglycosylase Tgt, whose translation MPAVTYEHIKTCKQSGARLGIVHTPHGSFETPMFMPVGTKATVKTMSPEELKQMNTKILLGNTYHLWLQPGNDIVKKAGGLHKFMNWDGPILTDSGGFQVFSLSNLRKITEEGVEFRHHTNGSKLFLSPEDSIKIQNDLGSDIIMAFDECPPMPAGYDYVKNSLERTTRWAERCLVAHQRPDDQALFGIIQGGEYKDLRQQSAEELVKLDFPGYAIGGLSVGEPKPVMYEMVEHTEQFMPKDKPRYLMGVGSPDALIECSIRGMDMFDCVLPTRIARNGTCMTSTGRLVVKNAQFKDDFRPLDENCDCYTCQNYTRAYLRHLIKADETFGIRLTTYHNLHFLLKLMENIRQAIREDRLLDFKEEFFEQYGLNVDNPKNF comes from the coding sequence ATGCCTGCAGTAACATATGAGCATATTAAAACTTGTAAACAGTCGGGTGCACGTTTAGGGATTGTGCATACCCCTCATGGTTCATTTGAAACGCCAATGTTTATGCCAGTTGGAACAAAGGCAACGGTTAAAACAATGAGCCCTGAAGAATTAAAACAAATGAACACTAAAATTTTATTAGGGAATACGTATCATCTATGGTTACAACCTGGTAATGATATTGTGAAAAAAGCTGGAGGGTTACACAAGTTCATGAACTGGGATGGCCCTATTTTAACAGATTCAGGTGGCTTCCAAGTGTTCAGTTTAAGTAACTTGCGTAAAATTACAGAAGAAGGTGTAGAATTCCGCCATCATACAAATGGTTCAAAATTATTTCTATCACCTGAAGATTCTATTAAAATTCAAAATGATTTAGGTTCGGATATAATTATGGCATTTGATGAATGTCCGCCGATGCCTGCTGGATATGATTATGTGAAAAACTCATTAGAACGTACAACACGATGGGCAGAGCGTTGTTTAGTTGCACATCAACGTCCTGATGACCAAGCTTTATTTGGTATTATTCAAGGTGGCGAATATAAGGATTTACGTCAACAATCTGCCGAAGAACTTGTAAAACTTGATTTTCCTGGTTATGCGATTGGCGGATTGTCTGTTGGAGAACCGAAACCTGTCATGTACGAAATGGTAGAACATACGGAGCAGTTTATGCCGAAAGATAAACCGCGCTATTTAATGGGCGTTGGTTCACCGGATGCATTGATTGAATGTAGTATTCGCGGTATGGATATGTTTGACTGTGTACTGCCTACACGTATTGCACGTAATGGGACATGTATGACATCAACAGGGCGACTTGTTGTAAAAAATGCACAATTTAAAGATGATTTCCGTCCTTTAGATGAAAATTGTGATTGTTATACATGTCAGAACTATACGCGTGCATACTTGCGACACTTGATTAAAGCAGATGAAACGTTTGGTATTCGTCTTACTACTTACCATAATCTGCATTTTCTGTTAAAATTAATGGAGAACATTAGACAGGCTATTCGAGAAGACCGTCTTTTAGATTTTAAAGAGGAATTTTTCGAACAATATGGTCTGAATGTTGATAATCCGAAAAATTTCTAG
- the yajC gene encoding preprotein translocase subunit YajC: MSSLISLLPLVLLFVVMWFFMIRPQQKRAKAHRQMVEQLQAGQRVTTIGGIKGTVRAVDETSAVITVNGKGTELTFEKQAIKQVDPS, from the coding sequence ATGTCTTCACTTATTAGTTTATTGCCATTAGTATTACTGTTTGTAGTGATGTGGTTCTTTATGATTCGTCCACAACAAAAACGTGCGAAAGCGCATCGCCAAATGGTTGAACAATTACAAGCAGGTCAACGTGTGACTACAATCGGCGGCATCAAAGGTACAGTTCGTGCAGTAGATGAAACATCAGCGGTTATTACTGTAAACGGTAAAGGTACAGAATTGACTTTTGAAAAGCAAGCCATCAAGCAAGTTGACCCATCATAA
- the secDF gene encoding protein translocase subunit SecDF gives MKKVSRLIAFILLVVLLFAGMGATYKSVIKNVNLGLDLQGGFEVLYQVNPLEDGDKIDNTAVQSTAKTLERRVNVLGVSEPKIQVEDQNRIRVQLAGVQDQNQARKILSSQANLTIRDADDKVLLTGKDLVQGSAKQEFKQNTNQPAVTFKLKDSDKFKKVTEEISKKQENVMVVWLDFEKGDSYEKEKTKEDPKFISAASVNQPINSTNVEISGGFQGEKGISEAKQIADLLNSGSLPVELKEIYSTSVGAQFGQDALDKTIHASMIGIGIIFLFMLLFYRLPGIVAVITLTTYVYLTMVAFNFISGVLTLPGLAALVLGVGMAVDANIIMYERIKDEIRIGRTLKQAYKKANKSSFITIFDANLTTVLAAAVLFFFGESSVKGFATMLLLAILMSFVTAVFLTRILLSLIVHSNVFKKKLWWFGVKQSQIHDINKGYDVHELSTPYDKADFVKWAKPLFALSGVVILAGVIILAIFKLNLGIDFTSGTRVDIQSNQKLTQAQVEKTMESIDLKPNQLSIGGSNNENASMQFKRDLNKDEVAKVTDTLKSQYGKEPSVNTVSPVIGQELAKNAMLAVLIASIGMIIYISLRFEWRMGIASIISLLHDAFMIIAVFSLFRLEVDITFIAAVLTIIGYSINDTIVTFDRVREMLSKIKVITKEEQIDYIVNSSIRQTLTRSINTVLTVVIVVIALLVLGASSIFNFSLALLIGLLSGVYSSIIIAVPLWGMLKKRELRKSPHHKLVVYKRKRTNEEKVLV, from the coding sequence GTGAAAAAAGTAAGTAGACTGATTGCCTTTATATTACTTGTAGTACTCTTGTTTGCGGGCATGGGTGCGACATACAAAAGCGTAATCAAAAATGTTAACTTAGGACTTGACCTTCAAGGTGGATTTGAAGTGTTGTACCAAGTTAATCCACTTGAAGATGGTGACAAAATTGATAACACCGCAGTACAATCGACAGCTAAAACGTTAGAGCGTCGTGTCAATGTTCTCGGGGTATCAGAACCTAAAATTCAAGTTGAAGATCAAAACCGTATCCGCGTTCAGTTAGCAGGGGTGCAAGACCAAAACCAAGCGCGTAAAATTTTATCTTCACAAGCGAACTTAACGATTCGTGATGCAGATGACAAAGTTTTATTAACTGGTAAAGATCTTGTGCAAGGTTCGGCTAAGCAAGAGTTTAAACAAAACACGAATCAACCCGCTGTTACTTTCAAATTAAAAGACAGTGATAAGTTTAAAAAAGTAACAGAAGAAATTTCTAAAAAACAAGAAAATGTGATGGTCGTTTGGTTAGACTTCGAAAAAGGCGACAGTTATGAAAAAGAAAAAACAAAAGAAGATCCTAAATTTATTTCTGCTGCTTCTGTAAACCAACCGATCAATTCTACTAACGTTGAAATTTCTGGTGGATTCCAAGGTGAAAAAGGTATTTCTGAAGCGAAACAAATTGCTGACTTATTAAATTCAGGTTCACTTCCTGTAGAATTAAAAGAAATTTACTCAACATCAGTGGGTGCGCAATTTGGACAAGATGCTTTAGATAAAACAATTCATGCTTCTATGATTGGTATCGGCATTATTTTCTTATTTATGTTGCTATTCTATCGCTTACCAGGTATTGTTGCTGTGATTACGTTAACGACGTACGTATACTTAACAATGGTTGCATTTAACTTTATTTCTGGTGTGCTCACATTACCAGGTTTAGCCGCACTCGTTCTTGGTGTCGGTATGGCCGTCGATGCAAACATCATTATGTACGAACGGATTAAAGACGAAATTCGCATCGGTCGCACATTAAAGCAAGCGTATAAAAAAGCAAATAAGAGTTCGTTTATCACAATTTTCGATGCCAACTTAACAACTGTGTTAGCGGCAGCTGTACTCTTCTTCTTTGGAGAAAGTTCAGTAAAAGGGTTCGCTACTATGTTATTACTTGCGATTCTGATGAGTTTCGTGACAGCTGTATTTTTAACACGTATTTTATTATCACTCATTGTACATTCAAATGTCTTTAAGAAAAAATTATGGTGGTTTGGTGTTAAACAATCACAAATCCATGATATTAATAAAGGTTATGATGTGCATGAATTAAGTACGCCGTATGATAAAGCGGATTTCGTGAAATGGGCAAAACCGTTATTCGCTCTGAGTGGCGTCGTTATTTTAGCTGGTGTGATCATTCTTGCTATATTCAAGTTGAACTTAGGAATTGATTTCACATCAGGTACACGTGTTGACATACAAAGTAATCAAAAATTGACACAAGCACAAGTTGAAAAAACGATGGAATCCATTGATCTTAAACCAAATCAACTTTCTATCGGTGGTAGCAACAACGAAAATGCTTCAATGCAATTTAAACGTGACTTGAATAAAGATGAAGTGGCAAAAGTAACAGATACATTGAAATCGCAATATGGTAAAGAACCGTCAGTCAATACGGTTTCACCAGTCATTGGACAAGAATTAGCGAAAAATGCCATGTTAGCCGTACTTATCGCTTCAATCGGCATGATTATTTACATTTCGTTACGTTTCGAATGGCGTATGGGTATTGCCTCTATCATTTCACTGTTACACGATGCATTTATGATTATTGCAGTCTTTAGTTTGTTCAGACTAGAGGTTGACATTACGTTCATTGCAGCGGTACTGACGATTATCGGTTATTCGATCAATGATACAATTGTAACGTTTGACCGTGTACGTGAGATGTTATCGAAAATAAAAGTGATTACGAAAGAAGAACAAATTGACTACATTGTAAATAGTTCCATTCGCCAAACATTGACGCGTTCGATTAATACGGTGTTGACAGTAGTCATCGTGGTCATCGCCTTACTCGTGTTGGGTGCGTCTAGTATTTTCAACTTCTCACTCGCGCTGTTAATCGGACTATTATCTGGTGTATATTCCTCAATCATTATTGCCGTACCATTATGGGGCATGTTGAAGAAACGTGAATTACGTAAATCACCGCATCACAAACTTGTCGTGTATAAACGTAAACGTACGAACGAAGAAAAAGTATTAGTATAG
- the recJ gene encoding single-stranded-DNA-specific exonuclease RecJ, translating to MIKSKFQWQTDTNHQSMDDALVDQYKLTPLMRYILESKGYTESAQLAQILATSKENMYDPSLMSDMDKAVERIHTAIQNQEKILVYGDYDADGVTSTTIMVKTLQQLGAIVGWYIPNRFTEGYGPSEPAFKNAYDEGVSLIITVDNGIQGHAEIEMVQNLGVDVIVTDHHEIGDTLPVAYAIVHPMHPDYDYPFYSLCGAGVALKLAQSLLGDVPNVFWIYAMIGTIADLVSLTDENRFIVKHGLKLLNESPPASIAAILIQAQFNDTVTEETIGFIVGPRLNAVGRLDDATLAAELLMTDDEDEALFLAEQVEHFNVERKDIVQKIVDEAMVMAEDAVQAGEHFLVLAKENWHEGVLGIVASRIVETFHLPTMVLNIDHAQQHAKGSSRSITQVSMFEALTSQQTLISKFGGHHMAAGLTLPIDQISALREGLNTWMSTHIDTTAIQPIQKVDVTVDVGHITVEQIQSIERLRPFGTDFKRPIIQVNGLTVLQSKGIGQQQAHLKMTFIEQNLQALFWNQGALSSELMPYQHVDVTGELQINEWNGNRTAQMVLTDMKSNERQILDYRSKNKRLPVFDDDQHVCYLIHPNQDKASPHEYYYGENVPQQYDKCVMRDLPLTIEDIKLSCHYLNTSQVYLVFQHERSIYFEGLPQHADFKNCYKALYQKGQTDLQKDGVALSQFINVKPMMLKFILKVFLELGIISQKNGIIEIVHSTDKQHITSSRVYQARVQRIEVEKQLLYEEFGAIKSWIENELARNE from the coding sequence ATGATAAAATCTAAATTTCAATGGCAAACCGATACAAATCATCAATCGATGGACGACGCATTGGTTGATCAATATAAATTAACCCCTTTGATGCGCTATATTTTAGAAAGTAAAGGCTATACTGAGTCAGCACAGCTCGCACAAATATTAGCGACATCTAAAGAGAATATGTATGATCCAAGTTTGATGAGTGATATGGATAAAGCCGTTGAACGTATACATACAGCGATTCAAAATCAAGAAAAAATATTAGTGTACGGTGATTATGATGCAGATGGTGTGACGTCTACAACGATTATGGTCAAGACACTTCAGCAACTCGGGGCGATCGTCGGTTGGTATATTCCAAACCGTTTCACTGAAGGCTACGGTCCGAGTGAGCCCGCGTTTAAAAATGCGTATGATGAAGGTGTTTCTCTCATCATTACGGTAGATAATGGCATTCAAGGTCATGCAGAAATCGAAATGGTCCAAAATCTAGGTGTTGATGTGATTGTGACTGACCACCATGAAATAGGCGATACATTACCAGTGGCGTATGCGATTGTTCATCCGATGCATCCGGATTATGACTATCCTTTTTATAGTCTGTGTGGTGCCGGTGTAGCACTGAAATTAGCTCAAAGTTTGCTTGGGGATGTTCCGAATGTATTTTGGATTTATGCGATGATTGGTACCATTGCGGATCTTGTTTCATTAACAGATGAAAATCGTTTTATTGTTAAACATGGGTTGAAATTATTGAATGAAAGTCCACCTGCTTCAATTGCAGCCATACTCATTCAAGCGCAATTTAATGATACAGTTACGGAAGAGACGATTGGCTTTATCGTTGGGCCGAGATTAAATGCTGTAGGACGGTTAGACGATGCGACACTTGCTGCAGAATTACTCATGACAGACGATGAAGACGAAGCACTCTTTTTAGCTGAACAGGTCGAACATTTCAATGTTGAACGTAAAGATATTGTACAAAAGATTGTTGATGAAGCTATGGTAATGGCTGAAGATGCAGTCCAAGCGGGCGAACACTTTTTAGTTCTCGCAAAAGAAAATTGGCATGAAGGGGTCCTTGGTATCGTTGCCTCAAGAATAGTCGAAACTTTCCATTTACCAACAATGGTATTAAATATTGACCACGCGCAACAACATGCGAAAGGCTCTTCACGTAGTATTACACAAGTATCAATGTTTGAAGCATTAACATCACAACAAACATTGATTTCTAAATTTGGTGGGCACCATATGGCAGCAGGTTTAACGTTACCTATCGACCAAATCTCCGCGTTACGTGAAGGATTAAACACCTGGATGAGCACGCACATTGATACAACCGCAATACAACCGATTCAAAAAGTGGATGTCACTGTAGATGTTGGACACATTACGGTAGAACAAATCCAGTCGATTGAGCGTTTACGACCGTTTGGGACAGATTTTAAGCGACCGATCATTCAAGTTAATGGTCTGACTGTGCTACAAAGTAAAGGTATTGGGCAACAACAAGCACACTTAAAAATGACCTTTATCGAACAAAATTTACAAGCGTTATTTTGGAATCAAGGTGCGTTATCAAGTGAGTTAATGCCTTACCAACATGTCGATGTGACTGGTGAACTTCAGATTAATGAGTGGAACGGTAATCGTACAGCACAAATGGTTTTAACAGATATGAAAAGTAATGAGCGTCAAATTTTAGATTATCGTAGTAAAAATAAACGTTTGCCTGTATTTGATGATGATCAACACGTCTGTTATTTAATCCACCCGAATCAAGATAAAGCATCACCGCATGAATATTACTACGGTGAAAACGTTCCACAACAGTATGATAAATGTGTGATGCGTGACTTGCCTTTAACAATTGAAGATATTAAGTTATCTTGTCATTATTTAAATACATCCCAAGTTTATTTAGTGTTTCAACATGAACGTTCGATTTATTTTGAAGGCTTACCACAGCATGCAGATTTTAAAAATTGTTATAAAGCGTTGTATCAAAAAGGACAAACCGATTTACAAAAAGACGGGGTTGCTTTAAGTCAATTTATTAACGTTAAGCCGATGATGCTCAAATTTATTTTAAAGGTTTTTCTTGAACTTGGAATCATTTCTCAAAAAAATGGTATAATCGAGATTGTGCATTCAACAGATAAACAACACATTACTTCTAGCCGTGTTTATCAAGCACGTGTACAGCGGATTGAGGTAGAAAAACAGTTACTCTATGAAGAATTTGGCGCCATTAAGTCTTGGATAGAAAATGAACTGGCACGGAATGAATGA